Genomic window (Sediminispirochaeta smaragdinae DSM 11293):
CAGAGACCACGAGAGGGAGCTTCTCTTCACCCGGTTCTGACCTGTCAAATCCTCCGAAGCATGTAACATCCTCAAAGCCACTTTTTTCAAGAACCGAACAAATATCATCACGGGTAAAGGGAGAAAGCTCCAGACGACGTTCATCCAAAAGCTTACCGTCAGAATCCTCAAGCCTTGCGGTAAATAGTATGGTAAAGGGAAGCCGGCTGTAATCATAGAACCGGAGAAATCGAAGGTCAGATTTCACAATTGGAGGTAGCTGGACAGGTCGCCAGCGAAGGATCATGTCGTAATTTAATACCTGGAGCAAAAGAGGGCCGGAAGGGACAAGTAGGTCAAATACCACATGAGAAAACTCCAATAAACCTTTCTTGTCACGTAGATGGGCAATAGTGTTCCCAATACAGGTGATAAGGGAAAAGGAGGAACCGACAAAACATCCCTTTAGCTTTTCCATGGCTAAAAGAGTAAAGTCTATGCCGCAACGTCCTCCGGAACGTTCTTTTGCCCTCTTTATCATCGACGGATCACTGTCGATACCAACAACATCAAAACCTCTTTGCCTGAGAGCAAAGGCAAGCTCTCCTGTGCCGCACCCCACATCCAAAACCCGTTTTTCGGCCGTTTTCACATAGGCGGCAACACAATCAAGGGTTTGAGAAGAAAGGGGAAAAAGTGATTCATAGATCGCGGCAATGTGATCATAGTTACCTTTCAACATACCATTAATTGTCCCTCAGAGAGGCAGCAGGATCAAGGCTATGAAGCACTCTTTTCTCCTGTTCGCTTTAGTGCTAAGCTCTGCTTATGCATACATTGTCATTTCCACTTATAATCTTGACGATGATTGTTTTGATCCCGGCCATTCTTTCTGTACTAGCAATGGGATTCGATTATCATCGGTTATCGGAAGATGCTGCCTATCAACGGGAACAAAAGCGTTTCTCAATGATCAGAGAGACTTGTACCACCCTTGTGTTTATTCTCTTCCTTTTATTCGGAGGTTTTTCGCTCTCTGCAAGGATCTCCCATGATCTCTCGTATACCATCGGAGGAGGAGAGCTTGTGCAGGGGGTCTTCTTTGCTCTTATCCTTGTCTTCTTAGAACGACTTCTTGCCCTCCCCTTCGCACTCTATGCAACTTTTTCGATCGAAGCACGATATGGTTTCAACAAGACAAGCCCCAAGACCTTTTTTGCCGATGAAGTAAAAGGCTTTTTTCTCCTTTGTCTCATCGGTCTTCCAATCTTTCTGTTGATATATGCTTTTTATGATCACTTCGGCCCTTCCGGATGGCTCCTTGCCTGGATCGGGTATACGCTTTTCTCATTACTCCTCTCCATTATCGCGCCGACCGTCATATTGCCTCTCTTTAATCGTTTCACTCCTCTGGCAAACGAGTCACTGAAAACGAGGATTTCGGGAATTGCAGAGCAAGCGGGAATCAAGGTAAAACGTGTTGAGGTGATCGACGGTTCAAGACGATCTACGAAGGCCAATGCCTATGTGGCAGGGTTCGGGAGCAGCAAGCGAGTTGCCTTGTACGATACCTTCATAGACAAACATTCGGAAGAGGAAATAGTAGCGGTCCTTGCCCATGAATTCGGCCATATTGCAAAGAAACATGTTGTCAAACAGTTTATCTCTCAGACAATCCTTTCAGCACCAATCTTCTACCTCCTTTTTTGGGCAGTCGCCTCACCGATTCTTCCCGAGGCAGTCGGCTTTCCAAGCACAGAGATCTACACAGCACATGCAGTAGCACTGATAGTGCTTGTCATTGTCATGGGCTTCCTCTCCGCCTTCTTTGCTCCCCTTTTCCTTTTATTTTCGAGAAAGAGGGAAAGAGAGGCCGATCTCTTTGCCGCAAAACTGATGGGAACCGGAGACGAATTGGTGTCGGCCCTTCTCTCCCTGGAAAAGCAAAATGGCGGTCATCCTGATCCCCACCCGCTTTCGGTATTTCTCCACTATTCCCACCCTCCGACACGGCAAAGGGTTGCTCTGCTGAAATCTTTTTCCCCCTGACGACTTTGGTATAGCTACTTTACACGGAAAGAGAGGGCGGT
Coding sequences:
- a CDS encoding class I SAM-dependent methyltransferase, coding for MLKGNYDHIAAIYESLFPLSSQTLDCVAAYVKTAEKRVLDVGCGTGELAFALRQRGFDVVGIDSDPSMIKRAKERSGGRCGIDFTLLAMEKLKGCFVGSSFSLITCIGNTIAHLRDKKGLLEFSHVVFDLLVPSGPLLLQVLNYDMILRWRPVQLPPIVKSDLRFLRFYDYSRLPFTILFTARLEDSDGKLLDERRLELSPFTRDDICSVLEKSGFEDVTCFGGFDRSEPGEEKLPLVVSARKPGDVMQQY
- a CDS encoding M48 family metallopeptidase, which codes for MIVLIPAILSVLAMGFDYHRLSEDAAYQREQKRFSMIRETCTTLVFILFLLFGGFSLSARISHDLSYTIGGGELVQGVFFALILVFLERLLALPFALYATFSIEARYGFNKTSPKTFFADEVKGFFLLCLIGLPIFLLIYAFYDHFGPSGWLLAWIGYTLFSLLLSIIAPTVILPLFNRFTPLANESLKTRISGIAEQAGIKVKRVEVIDGSRRSTKANAYVAGFGSSKRVALYDTFIDKHSEEEIVAVLAHEFGHIAKKHVVKQFISQTILSAPIFYLLFWAVASPILPEAVGFPSTEIYTAHAVALIVLVIVMGFLSAFFAPLFLLFSRKREREADLFAAKLMGTGDELVSALLSLEKQNGGHPDPHPLSVFLHYSHPPTRQRVALLKSFSP